A section of the Oryza sativa Japonica Group chromosome 1, ASM3414082v1 genome encodes:
- the LOC4326343 gene encoding sugar transport protein MST7-like yields MENAGAGDGAPKHYPGKMTVFVFIACLVASSGGLIFGYDIGISGGVTSMDPFLSRFFPSVYAKEKEVVDTNQYCKFDSEPLTLFTSSLYLAALIASLFASVITRKLGRKMTMLGGGFIFLIGAVLNGAAVNVAMLIIGRILLGIGVGFSIQAVPLYLSEMAPAKMRGMLNIIFQLMITVGILFANLINYFTDKIAGGWGWRVSLGLAAVPAVIMTVGSILLPDTPNSLLSRGKENEARTMLRRIRGTEDIGPEYDDLVAASEATKAIENPWRTLLERRYRPQLVMSVLIPTLQQLTGINVVMFYAPVLFKTIGFGGTASLMSAVITGLVNMFATFVSIATVDRFGRRVLFIQGGIQMIIAQFILGTLIAVKFGTAGVANISQGYAIVVVLFICLFVSAFAWSWGPLGWLVPSEIFPLEIRSAAQSVVVVFNMAFTFFIAQIFLMMLCRLKFGLFFFFGAMELIMTGFVLVFLPETKGIPIEEMDRIWGEHWYWSRFVGAGRNRVMQMASTNV; encoded by the exons ATGGagaacgccggcgccggcgatggcgcgcCCAAGCACTACCCGGGCAAGATGACCGTCTTCGTCTTCATCGCctgcctcgtcgcctcctccggcggccTCATCTTCGGCTACGACATCGGCATCTCCG GTGGCGTGACGTCGATGGACCCGTTCCTGTCGCGGTTCTTCCCGTCGGTGTACGCCAAGGAGAAGGAGGTGGTGGACACGAACCAGTACTGCAAGTTCGACAGCGAGCCGCTCACGCTCTTCACCTCGTCGCTCTACCTCGCCGCGCTCATCGCTTCCCTCTTCGCCTCCGTCATCACCCGCAAGTTAGGCCGCAAGATGACCAtgctcggcggcggcttcaTCTTCCTCATCGGCGCCGTCCTCAACGGAGCCGCCGTCAACGTCGCCATGCTCATCATTGGCCGCATCTTGCTCGGCATCGGCGTCGGCTTCAGCATCCAG GCTGTGCCGCTGTACCTGTCGGAGATGGCGCCGGCGAAGATGAGGGGCATGCTGAACATCATCTTCCAGCTCATGATCACCGTCGGCATCCTCTTCGCCAACCTCATCAACTACTTCACCGACAAGATCGCCGGCGGCTGGGGATGGCGCGTCagcctcggcctcgccgccgtcccggCCGTCATCATGACCGTCGGCTCCATCCTCCTCCCCGACACCCCCAACTCGCTCCTGTCCCGCGGCAAGGAGAACGAGGCACGCACCATGCTCCGCCGCATCCGTGGCACCGAGGACATCGGCCCGGAGTACgacgacctcgtcgccgccagCGAGGCCACCAAGGCCATCGAGAACCCGTGGCGCACGCTCCTCGAGCGCCGGTACAGGCCGCAGCTGGTGATGTCGGTGCTGATCCCGACGCTGCAGCAGCTCACCGGCATCAACGTCGTCATGTTCTACGCGCCCGTGCTGTTCAAGACCATCGGATTCGGCGGCACGGCCTCGCTCATGTCCGCCGTCATCACCGGCCTCGTCAACATGTTCGCCACCTTCGTCTCCATCGCCACCGTCGACCGATTCGGCCGCCGCGTGCTCTTCATCCAGGGCGGCATCCAAATGATCATAGCGCAG TTTATTCTTGGGACACTGATCGCCGTCAAGTTCGGGACGGCGGGCGTGGCGAACATCTCGCAGGGTTACGCCATCGTGGTGGTGCTGTTCATCTGCCTGTTCGTGTCGGCGTTCGCGTGGTCGTGGGGGCCCCTGGGGTGGCTGGTTCCCAGCGAGATCTTCCCGCTGGAGATCAGGTCGGCGGCGCAgagcgtggtggtggtgttcaACATGGCGTTCACCTTCTTCATCGCGCAGATCTTCCTGATGATGCTGTGCCGCCTCAAGTTcgggctcttcttcttcttcggcgcCATGGAGCTGATCATGACGGGGTTCGTCTTGGTCTTCCTGCCGGAGACCAAGGGGATCCCCATCGAGGAGATGGACAGGATCTGGGGGGAGCACTGGTACTGGAGCCGcttcgtcggcgccggccgcaACCGGGTCATGCAGATGGCCTCCACCAACGTGTGA